A portion of the Granulosicoccus antarcticus IMCC3135 genome contains these proteins:
- a CDS encoding carbon-nitrogen hydrolase family protein, with amino-acid sequence MSDIVKVAAVQAAPSFLDIDEGVARAIRYIEEAASQGCQLVVFPETWLPGYPNHIWLGAVAWSMQFSVPYFHNSIEAGDKYDCALAEAARRNSIQVSMGLSERDGGSLYIAQWHYGEHGEIIKRRRKLKPTHVERTVFGEGDGSDLMVSATSIGRVGQLSCWEHLQPLSKYAMYSQNEQIHCAAWPNLALYEGGAYALSHQVNNAASMIYAVEGGCYVVAACALVSKAQQDTLCQGDALREQLCPVGGGYSKIYAPDGQSIGTALAHTEEGLITADIDLALIAAAKTVADPAGHYSRPDVTRLMFNNKSQRPVVSFDEARGVVAGLSNDTPDDVEVADAIDS; translated from the coding sequence ATGAGCGATATTGTCAAAGTTGCAGCGGTCCAGGCTGCTCCCTCTTTTCTGGATATTGACGAAGGCGTTGCCCGGGCCATCCGCTATATCGAGGAGGCGGCGAGCCAGGGTTGTCAGTTGGTGGTGTTCCCTGAAACCTGGTTGCCAGGCTATCCGAATCACATCTGGCTTGGTGCGGTGGCCTGGTCAATGCAGTTTTCTGTGCCGTATTTCCATAATTCTATCGAGGCGGGCGACAAGTATGACTGTGCACTGGCTGAGGCCGCACGTCGCAACAGCATCCAGGTTTCCATGGGGCTGTCGGAGCGTGATGGTGGAAGCCTTTATATTGCACAGTGGCACTATGGCGAACACGGTGAAATCATCAAGCGCCGCCGCAAGCTCAAACCTACGCATGTAGAGCGAACGGTATTCGGTGAAGGTGATGGCAGCGATCTGATGGTTAGTGCCACCTCCATCGGCAGAGTCGGGCAGCTATCCTGTTGGGAGCATCTACAGCCGTTGTCAAAGTACGCCATGTACAGCCAGAATGAGCAGATACATTGTGCGGCCTGGCCTAATCTGGCCTTGTATGAAGGTGGAGCCTATGCGCTCAGCCACCAGGTCAATAATGCTGCGAGCATGATCTACGCGGTCGAAGGCGGTTGTTATGTCGTGGCGGCGTGCGCTCTGGTATCGAAGGCCCAGCAGGATACCTTGTGTCAGGGCGATGCCCTGCGCGAACAGTTGTGTCCTGTCGGGGGCGGTTATTCGAAAATCTATGCACCGGATGGACAGTCCATCGGAACGGCATTGGCACATACCGAAGAGGGGCTGATTACCGCCGATATTGACCTGGCCTTGATTGCCGCAGCCAAAACAGTTGCTGACCCTGCCGGTCATTACTCTCGGCCAGATGTGACTCGTCTGATGTTCAACAACAAATCACAGCGGCCGGTGGTCAGTTTCGATGAGGCTCGTGGTGTGGTTGCAGGCTTGAGTAACGATACACCCGATGATGTGGAGGTAGCGGATGCCATCGACAGCTAA
- a CDS encoding phenylacetaldoxime dehydratase family protein, giving the protein MPSTANPAAPERQYPLRMPSGWVAPVPAWKSTFADSVSSVSMCVIGFQHTPEIRVMGYLRELSAVLVNAAVCDFASSDAGQGMQETVCIAYWLDATKAQADLSCSVFKTMWSKHMAAEFGYGVFCESINVPFDRSETLFSGPVHAHGMSQSRLGVEGPIPHHQYWGGMRDRIPLAARDSLSQSDSLRIVEQSDTRVLVTAHENLCIIRSGQDWSQCDVQQLGEYRDTIEPILKAGMSFLRDHGEQVNCYSCRYMRDLNSDGTDVPRSFGLACFRTMKDLEDWAEHHPTHLAIFNTFLGIAQQHGPDLQLRLWHEVSVLPADGQWAEYVNCRPGTGWLGGI; this is encoded by the coding sequence ATGCCATCGACAGCTAATCCCGCTGCCCCCGAACGGCAATACCCGCTGCGTATGCCCAGTGGCTGGGTTGCTCCGGTGCCGGCCTGGAAGTCTACGTTTGCTGACTCGGTCAGCAGTGTCTCGATGTGCGTGATCGGTTTTCAGCACACACCTGAAATCAGAGTCATGGGGTATCTGCGGGAGTTGTCGGCCGTTCTTGTCAACGCGGCTGTCTGCGATTTTGCCAGTAGTGATGCGGGTCAGGGAATGCAGGAGACGGTTTGTATCGCTTACTGGTTAGACGCTACAAAGGCGCAAGCTGATTTGAGCTGCTCAGTTTTCAAGACGATGTGGAGTAAGCATATGGCGGCAGAGTTCGGCTACGGTGTCTTTTGCGAATCGATCAACGTGCCATTCGATCGCTCGGAAACCTTGTTTTCCGGACCCGTTCACGCTCATGGCATGAGCCAGTCAAGGCTTGGCGTCGAAGGGCCTATCCCGCATCATCAGTACTGGGGAGGTATGCGTGATCGCATTCCACTGGCGGCACGGGATTCGCTGTCGCAGAGCGATTCACTGCGTATCGTCGAGCAGTCTGATACTCGTGTGCTGGTCACGGCCCACGAAAATCTGTGCATCATTCGTTCGGGACAAGACTGGTCTCAATGTGATGTGCAGCAATTAGGGGAATATCGGGACACTATCGAGCCTATTTTAAAGGCTGGCATGAGCTTCTTGCGTGACCACGGCGAGCAGGTCAATTGTTATAGCTGTCGTTATATGAGGGATCTGAACAGCGACGGGACTGACGTGCCGAGAAGTTTCGGACTGGCCTGTTTTCGCACCATGAAAGATCTGGAGGATTGGGCGGAGCACCATCCTACGCACCTTGCGATATTCAATACCTTTCTGGGTATTGCTCAGCAGCACGGGCCTGATTTGCAACTCAGGCTGTGGCACGAAGTATCTGTACTGCCTGCTGATGGGCAGTGGGCCGAATATGTAAATTGCCGGCCCGGTACCGGATGGCTGGGCGGGATCTGA
- the hemE gene encoding uroporphyrinogen decarboxylase, whose translation MTAALQNDLYLRALNREETSRTPVWVMRQAGRYLPEYLKVRKQAGDFMTLCSTPDLACEVTLQPLDRFNLDAAILFSDILTIPDAMGLGLHFETGEGPKFSNPVRNRADVEKLPIPDPDDKLRYVMDAVSTIRRELNGRVPLIGFSGSPWTLATYMVEGGGSKDFSKVKGMLFSDPALLHELLDKTAKSVISYLNAQVAAGAQSLMIFDTWGGVLSPANYREFSLRYMQQIVDGLTREADGRKVPVVLFTKNGGQWLDIMADTGCDGLGVDWTMNLADARAKTADRVALQGNLDPSALYGSPESIRVEVKKVLDSYGPGTGHVFNLGHGIHQFVNPEHLGVMVEAVRELSQR comes from the coding sequence ATGACCGCTGCCTTGCAGAATGACCTGTACCTTCGTGCCCTGAACCGCGAAGAAACTTCCCGAACGCCTGTATGGGTCATGCGCCAGGCGGGTCGTTATCTGCCTGAGTACCTGAAGGTACGCAAGCAAGCAGGTGACTTCATGACACTGTGTAGCACGCCAGATCTGGCGTGCGAAGTCACTCTGCAGCCTCTTGATCGTTTCAATCTGGATGCAGCCATCCTGTTTTCCGACATCCTGACCATTCCGGATGCCATGGGACTCGGTCTGCACTTCGAAACCGGCGAAGGTCCTAAATTCTCCAATCCAGTACGTAACCGGGCTGATGTTGAAAAACTCCCCATCCCCGACCCTGACGACAAGTTGCGTTACGTTATGGATGCTGTCAGCACCATTCGTCGCGAGCTGAATGGCCGTGTACCACTGATCGGTTTTTCAGGCAGCCCCTGGACATTGGCCACTTATATGGTTGAGGGTGGCGGTAGCAAGGACTTTTCCAAGGTCAAGGGTATGTTGTTCTCAGACCCTGCCCTGCTGCACGAACTGCTTGATAAAACTGCCAAATCGGTTATCAGCTATCTCAATGCCCAGGTGGCAGCCGGTGCTCAATCGCTAATGATTTTCGATACCTGGGGCGGCGTGCTTTCTCCAGCCAACTATCGAGAGTTCTCGCTACGTTATATGCAGCAGATAGTCGATGGTCTGACCCGTGAGGCCGATGGCCGCAAGGTACCAGTCGTCCTCTTTACCAAAAACGGTGGCCAATGGCTGGACATCATGGCCGACACCGGCTGTGACGGACTGGGCGTTGACTGGACCATGAACCTGGCTGATGCCCGCGCCAAGACCGCTGACCGTGTTGCTCTACAGGGCAACCTCGATCCTTCTGCTCTCTACGGCTCGCCAGAGAGCATCCGGGTAGAAGTGAAAAAGGTACTGGACAGCTATGGCCCCGGAACAGGTCATGTATTCAACCTGGGCCACGGCATTCACCAATTCGTCAACCCGGAACATCTGGGTGTCATGGTCGAAGCGGTTCGTGAATTGAGTCAGCGCTAG
- a CDS encoding FAD-dependent oxidoreductase — translation MSDKTFQFLDLPRKDPKKIKAEVRIKHFKEIYGQFSAEKAADQSARCLSCGNPYCEWKCPVHNYIPNWLQLIAEGNLFEAAELSHKTNSLPEMCGRVCPQDRLCEGACTLNDGFGAVTIGSIEKYITDEALKQGWRPDMSGVTPTGQKVAIIGAGPAGLGCADILTRNGVKAVVYDKYSQIGGLLTFGIPPFKLEKEVVFTRQEILEEMGVEFILNTEIGKDIQFQELLDEYDAVFLGMGTYTYMRGGFEGEDLNNVHEALPFLISNVNHQYEWDENKENFVNLSGKKVVVLGGGDTAMDCNRTSIRQGADSVTCAYRRDEKNMPGSRREVKNAKEEGVHFLWNRQPVELVGNEAGDVTGVKVVTTRLSAADGRGRRMPEIIPGTEEVIPADAVLIAFGFRPSPAPWFTDFSINTDDGGRVVAPSTATFMHQTSNPQVFAGGDMVRGSDLVVTAVFEGRNAAEGILQYLASEEEAVQSSSKTATA, via the coding sequence ATGAGTGACAAAACATTCCAGTTTCTCGACCTGCCCAGGAAAGACCCCAAAAAGATAAAGGCAGAAGTCCGCATCAAGCATTTCAAGGAAATCTACGGACAATTCTCTGCCGAAAAGGCAGCGGATCAGTCCGCTCGATGCCTGTCTTGTGGAAATCCCTATTGTGAGTGGAAGTGTCCTGTACACAACTACATTCCCAATTGGCTGCAACTGATTGCCGAAGGCAATCTGTTTGAAGCTGCGGAGCTATCACACAAGACCAACTCTCTGCCCGAGATGTGTGGTCGTGTTTGCCCGCAGGATCGCCTGTGTGAAGGTGCCTGCACACTTAATGACGGCTTCGGTGCCGTCACTATCGGCTCCATCGAAAAATACATCACCGACGAAGCCCTCAAGCAAGGCTGGCGACCTGACATGTCAGGCGTTACGCCAACAGGGCAGAAAGTAGCCATTATCGGCGCCGGCCCAGCAGGACTGGGCTGTGCAGATATTCTGACGCGAAATGGTGTCAAGGCAGTGGTTTATGACAAGTACTCCCAGATTGGCGGCCTGCTGACATTTGGTATCCCGCCTTTCAAGCTGGAGAAGGAAGTCGTTTTCACTCGCCAGGAAATTCTGGAAGAGATGGGCGTCGAATTCATTCTGAATACCGAAATCGGCAAAGACATACAATTTCAGGAATTACTGGATGAATACGATGCCGTTTTTCTCGGCATGGGTACCTACACGTATATGCGCGGCGGTTTTGAAGGTGAAGACCTGAATAATGTGCACGAAGCGTTGCCGTTTTTGATCTCCAACGTTAACCATCAGTACGAATGGGACGAAAACAAGGAGAATTTTGTCAACCTCAGCGGCAAGAAGGTCGTGGTACTCGGTGGTGGCGATACCGCCATGGATTGCAATCGAACCTCCATTCGCCAGGGTGCAGACTCGGTAACCTGTGCCTATCGACGTGACGAAAAAAACATGCCCGGCTCACGCCGTGAAGTAAAGAACGCTAAAGAAGAAGGCGTACACTTTCTCTGGAACCGCCAACCGGTAGAACTCGTTGGCAACGAAGCTGGTGATGTAACAGGCGTCAAGGTTGTCACTACTCGACTTTCCGCAGCCGATGGACGTGGCCGCCGCATGCCAGAAATCATTCCCGGCACAGAAGAGGTGATACCGGCGGATGCCGTTCTCATCGCCTTCGGCTTCCGACCCAGCCCGGCACCCTGGTTTACCGACTTCAGCATCAACACAGATGATGGTGGTCGTGTTGTCGCCCCGAGCACCGCTACTTTCATGCACCAGACCAGCAATCCACAGGTTTTTGCCGGTGGTGATATGGTTCGTGGCTCTGACCTGGTTGTTACGGCTGTATTCGAAGGCCGCAATGCTGCAGAAGGCATCCTGCAATATCTGGCCAGCGAAGAAGAAGCTGTGCAAAGCTCATCCAAGACCGCCACCGCCTGA
- a CDS encoding GatB/YqeY domain-containing protein gives MSETRQRVLDDIKTAMKAGEKPRLAILRLISAAFKQKEIDERIDLDEPTVIALLDKLLKQRRESISQYSAAGRDDLVAQEQIEIELIQTYMPEALSEAEVHALIDSAIVETGADSVKDMGKVMALVKPQLQGRADMSIVSKSIKDRLTPA, from the coding sequence ATGAGCGAAACCCGTCAACGCGTTCTGGATGACATCAAGACTGCAATGAAAGCAGGCGAAAAACCTCGCCTTGCCATATTGCGTCTGATTTCAGCCGCCTTCAAGCAGAAGGAAATCGATGAACGCATCGATCTTGATGAACCTACGGTCATCGCCCTGCTGGACAAGCTGTTAAAGCAGCGTCGCGAATCCATTTCGCAATATTCCGCCGCTGGCCGTGACGATTTAGTTGCTCAGGAACAGATCGAAATCGAGCTGATTCAGACATATATGCCTGAAGCTCTGAGCGAAGCCGAAGTTCACGCACTGATTGATAGTGCCATTGTTGAAACCGGCGCTGATTCAGTCAAGGATATGGGCAAGGTCATGGCCTTGGTCAAACCACAATTACAAGGTCGGGCTGACATGAGCATTGTCAGCAAATCAATCAAGGATCGATTGACACCCGCCTGA
- the rpsU gene encoding 30S ribosomal protein S21, which produces MPSVRVKENEPFEMALRRFKRSCEKAGVLTETRRREFYEKPTTERKRKAAAAVKRHQKKVSKESSRRVRLY; this is translated from the coding sequence ATGCCTTCAGTACGCGTCAAAGAGAACGAACCCTTCGAAATGGCCCTGCGTCGCTTTAAGCGATCATGTGAGAAAGCGGGTGTCCTCACCGAAACTCGCCGCCGTGAATTCTATGAAAAGCCCACTACCGAGCGTAAGCGCAAGGCAGCAGCGGCAGTCAAGCGTCACCAGAAAAAGGTGTCCAAAGAATCTTCACGTCGCGTTCGTCTCTACTAA
- the tsaD gene encoding tRNA (adenosine(37)-N6)-threonylcarbamoyltransferase complex transferase subunit TsaD translates to MITLGIESSCDETGLALYCSERGLLANALFSQVDLHALYGGVVPELASRDHVRRLVPLTRQVCQEAGIPITAIDGVAYTAGPGLAGALLTGAMMARGLAWALQRPALGVHHLEGHVLAPMLEPDAPEFPFVCLLVSGGHTQLIHVAAPGQYELLGESVDDAAGEAFDKTAKMLGLSYPGGPALSRLAESGDASQVKLPRPMLDRPDLDFSFSGLKTAAITRYKAFMATEPASTVAIDAFRANLAASFEQAVVDVLIGKSRRALAKTGLSRLVISGGVSANSQLRKAADELTAEGYRVFYPRLEFCTDNGAMIALAGAQRLQRGESTDLAVSVKPRWPLDSLMA, encoded by the coding sequence ATGATAACGCTAGGAATCGAGAGTTCCTGTGACGAAACCGGGTTGGCTCTCTATTGTTCAGAGCGCGGCTTGCTGGCAAACGCACTTTTCAGTCAGGTGGATCTGCACGCACTCTATGGTGGTGTTGTTCCAGAGCTGGCCTCACGAGATCATGTCAGACGTCTGGTGCCGCTGACCAGGCAAGTGTGCCAAGAGGCCGGCATACCGATAACGGCCATAGATGGCGTGGCCTACACCGCAGGACCCGGACTTGCCGGAGCGTTGCTAACCGGCGCCATGATGGCGCGTGGCCTGGCCTGGGCGTTACAGCGTCCGGCTCTGGGAGTACACCATCTGGAAGGTCATGTGCTGGCCCCCATGCTGGAGCCAGATGCGCCAGAGTTTCCTTTTGTCTGTCTGCTGGTATCCGGTGGGCATACGCAACTGATTCACGTGGCAGCGCCCGGGCAATACGAATTGTTGGGAGAGTCGGTTGACGACGCTGCTGGCGAGGCGTTTGACAAGACAGCGAAAATGCTCGGTCTGTCCTATCCGGGTGGTCCGGCTTTGTCGCGATTGGCCGAATCCGGCGATGCATCTCAAGTCAAGTTGCCGCGACCCATGCTCGACCGACCGGATCTGGACTTCAGTTTCAGTGGTTTGAAGACGGCAGCTATTACTCGTTACAAAGCGTTCATGGCAACGGAGCCCGCCTCAACAGTTGCTATCGACGCATTTCGCGCGAACCTGGCAGCCAGCTTTGAACAAGCCGTGGTCGACGTGCTGATAGGCAAGAGTCGACGCGCATTGGCGAAGACGGGTCTGTCCCGTCTGGTTATCTCGGGTGGTGTGAGTGCCAACAGCCAGCTGCGAAAGGCTGCTGATGAGCTGACCGCTGAAGGTTACAGAGTGTTTTACCCGCGCCTGGAATTCTGCACGGACAACGGGGCCATGATTGCGCTGGCAGGCGCCCAACGCCTGCAGCGTGGTGAGAGCACAGATCTGGCGGTCAGCGTCAAACCTCGCTGGCCGCTTGATAGTCTGATGGCCTGA
- the plsY gene encoding glycerol-3-phosphate 1-O-acyltransferase PlsY — translation MNSYLTTHLNQTADTLPWPCSPVFFINSHLFHHLDSYIVSPSFHRCPSLVFSADLAIPALLVAVLAYLAGSVSAAILVCRAMGLQDPRTAGSGNPGATNVLRVGGKLPAILTLLGDALKGFLPVFITASLIDHPATIALTALAAFIGHLYPIFFNFEGGKGVATALGALLGIDLTVGALALLTWLAISLTFKRSSLAALVTFALVPVYLSFEGHQTFAVGFTMIGAFLYYTHRGNIQRLIAGTEPVIGKR, via the coding sequence ATGAATTCATACCTGACCACCCATCTCAACCAGACCGCTGACACCTTGCCATGGCCCTGCTCTCCCGTATTTTTCATCAACAGCCATTTATTCCACCACCTCGATTCTTATATAGTGTCGCCATCCTTCCATCGATGCCCATCACTTGTGTTCAGCGCCGATCTTGCCATACCCGCCCTGCTTGTTGCCGTCCTTGCCTACCTTGCAGGCTCAGTTTCTGCCGCCATCCTCGTCTGCCGCGCCATGGGCCTGCAAGACCCGCGAACCGCAGGCTCCGGCAATCCGGGAGCAACCAATGTACTTCGTGTCGGTGGCAAACTACCTGCCATCCTGACTTTGCTGGGAGACGCCTTGAAAGGTTTTCTGCCCGTTTTCATCACAGCCAGCCTGATCGACCATCCTGCGACCATCGCACTGACAGCCCTGGCGGCATTCATTGGCCATCTTTACCCGATATTCTTCAACTTCGAAGGTGGCAAGGGCGTTGCCACGGCTCTGGGCGCCCTGCTGGGAATCGATCTTACCGTCGGAGCGCTGGCTCTACTGACCTGGCTGGCCATCAGCCTGACCTTCAAACGCTCGTCGCTGGCCGCCCTCGTGACCTTTGCTCTGGTACCGGTATATTTATCGTTCGAGGGCCATCAGACCTTCGCTGTCGGATTCACCATGATCGGGGCTTTTCTCTACTATACGCATCGTGGCAATATTCAACGCCTGATCGCAGGCACAGAGCCTGTCATCGGCAAGCGCTGA
- a CDS encoding methyltransferase domain-containing protein: MNSLIQPASIALVRRHFSQANQEFDAYAAVFETIGDRLQERLSLLAIKPARVLDLGCRSGYQLAALQQRYPDAQIIGADPAPGMVPQLPGSWPRWLRRRSRAPHRVACDPHELPFADGSFDLVVSNMLLPWCHAPHRVFEEAARILSPGGAFMFTSAGPDTLMEYRSAWAAIDSYLHGFGLIDMHDLGDTLMASGFAAPVLDRDNLQIDYPSIDALQNELQQLGAANVASGRRFGLMSPSVRKALSSVAAGQRFPVTLELVQGHGWKGELAKTGRQPEDEYRVSVDSLRGSWQRSTSDRQT; encoded by the coding sequence ATGAATTCATTAATTCAACCCGCTTCCATTGCTCTTGTGCGTCGCCATTTTTCACAGGCAAATCAAGAGTTTGATGCCTATGCTGCGGTATTCGAAACCATAGGAGATCGGCTGCAGGAACGTTTGTCGCTGTTGGCAATAAAGCCTGCGCGCGTGCTGGACCTGGGGTGTCGCAGTGGTTACCAGCTGGCGGCGTTGCAGCAACGTTACCCGGATGCGCAGATCATCGGAGCCGATCCAGCTCCAGGAATGGTCCCGCAATTACCCGGTTCCTGGCCTCGATGGTTACGTCGCCGCTCGCGAGCCCCTCACAGGGTGGCTTGCGATCCGCATGAGTTGCCGTTCGCCGATGGTAGCTTTGATCTGGTGGTCTCGAATATGTTGTTACCTTGGTGTCATGCCCCGCATCGGGTGTTCGAGGAGGCCGCACGCATCTTGTCGCCGGGCGGGGCATTCATGTTTACCAGTGCCGGACCCGATACATTGATGGAGTACCGGTCTGCTTGGGCTGCCATCGACAGTTATCTGCATGGTTTCGGTCTGATCGATATGCACGATCTTGGTGATACTTTGATGGCGTCAGGCTTTGCAGCCCCGGTTCTGGATAGAGATAACCTGCAGATCGATTACCCGAGTATCGACGCTTTGCAAAATGAATTGCAACAACTGGGGGCTGCCAATGTGGCGAGCGGAAGACGATTCGGATTGATGTCTCCCAGCGTGCGCAAGGCGCTCAGCTCGGTGGCAGCAGGTCAGCGTTTTCCCGTTACGCTGGAGCTGGTGCAAGGGCACGGATGGAAGGGTGAGTTGGCCAAGACTGGAAGGCAGCCGGAAGACGAGTATCGAGTGTCGGTGGATAGTCTTCGAGGCTCGTGGCAACGTTCTACTTCTGATCGTCAGACCTAG
- a CDS encoding DUF2244 domain-containing protein → MIEVQDEKGVTVRLIVTPNRSMSWRANLYLAASLGFICMGMALVLASFGLWMVVPFAGAEVLLIITCLYLTLKRLSRKEVITVDNEAIRLEWGYNHPEVIVNLPRRWTRLSYNCPESLFEVGHLSVAAHGKHYTLGRCLNKVEKKALFTELKIALNR, encoded by the coding sequence ATGATTGAGGTACAAGACGAAAAAGGTGTAACGGTTCGACTCATTGTTACGCCTAACAGGTCAATGAGTTGGCGCGCAAATCTCTACCTGGCCGCCAGCCTTGGCTTTATCTGTATGGGCATGGCGCTGGTATTGGCCAGTTTCGGGCTGTGGATGGTGGTGCCATTTGCAGGAGCTGAAGTCCTGCTTATCATCACTTGCTTGTACTTGACATTGAAAAGGTTGTCCAGAAAAGAGGTAATTACCGTAGACAATGAGGCGATTCGTCTCGAGTGGGGCTACAATCATCCCGAAGTCATTGTAAACTTGCCCCGCCGTTGGACTCGACTGTCATACAATTGTCCGGAGAGTCTATTTGAAGTTGGACATTTGAGCGTTGCTGCCCATGGCAAGCATTACACGTTGGGGCGCTGTCTCAATAAAGTAGAAAAAAAAGCACTCTTTACAGAATTGAAGATCGCCCTGAACCGCTAG
- the coxB gene encoding cytochrome c oxidase subunit II, with product MTSNVSRWALLSLVLLMLPLGAWADWGALNMPKGVTEISNEVYTLHMRIFYLCIAIGVAVFAVMIVSMFLHRKSRGAKAADFHESTAVEIVWTVVPLVILIGMAIPAARVLIKMEDFSDSEMSIKVTGYQWRWRYEYMDSGVSFYSQLKPEHNLARQQGSDVDLATAFPGTSFNGEEEVYLREVDNELVVPVGKKIRFLHTAADVIHSWWVQDLSIKKDAIPGFINENWALIEEPGIYRGKCAELCGRDHGFMPIVVRAVSQEDFDVWVADQKLAMASSADEAERQWAHQELVTAGKQVYEANCMSCHQAEGQGIPGMFPAIAGSEVATGSIDHHVNTVMNGVEGTMMSKFSDVLTDTDIAAVITYQRNAFGNGTGDTLQPSQIQSLRTGMSADKGAELSDKVASASELNTNNGVN from the coding sequence ATGACGTCTAACGTTAGTCGTTGGGCGCTTCTGTCATTGGTCTTGCTCATGTTGCCGTTGGGTGCATGGGCTGACTGGGGAGCGCTGAACATGCCGAAAGGCGTTACGGAAATCAGCAACGAGGTTTATACCTTGCACATGCGGATCTTCTACCTGTGCATCGCTATTGGTGTAGCAGTGTTCGCTGTGATGATCGTATCCATGTTCCTGCATCGCAAGTCTCGCGGCGCGAAGGCTGCGGACTTTCATGAAAGCACGGCTGTAGAGATTGTCTGGACAGTCGTACCTCTCGTCATTCTCATTGGTATGGCCATTCCTGCCGCCCGTGTACTCATCAAAATGGAAGACTTCAGCGATTCTGAAATGTCCATCAAGGTGACTGGCTATCAGTGGCGCTGGCGTTATGAGTACATGGATAGTGGCGTTTCTTTCTATAGTCAACTGAAGCCAGAACATAATCTTGCTCGGCAACAGGGCTCCGACGTCGACCTGGCTACCGCCTTTCCGGGTACCTCGTTCAACGGTGAGGAAGAGGTTTACCTGCGTGAAGTCGACAACGAACTGGTTGTGCCTGTAGGCAAGAAGATTCGCTTCCTGCATACCGCAGCGGATGTTATCCACTCATGGTGGGTTCAGGATCTTTCTATCAAGAAGGATGCTATTCCAGGCTTTATCAACGAGAACTGGGCTTTGATCGAAGAACCCGGTATCTATCGCGGCAAGTGTGCTGAGCTGTGTGGACGTGACCACGGCTTCATGCCTATTGTGGTTCGTGCCGTTTCTCAAGAAGACTTTGATGTATGGGTTGCCGACCAGAAACTGGCCATGGCTTCCAGTGCAGACGAGGCCGAAAGGCAATGGGCTCACCAGGAGCTGGTTACAGCTGGCAAGCAAGTCTATGAAGCCAACTGCATGAGCTGTCACCAGGCCGAAGGTCAGGGCATTCCGGGCATGTTCCCTGCCATTGCAGGTAGTGAAGTTGCAACGGGCAGCATCGACCATCATGTCAATACCGTGATGAACGGCGTTGAAGGCACAATGATGTCCAAGTTCAGTGACGTTCTTACCGACACTGATATCGCCGCTGTTATTACCTATCAGCGTAATGCCTTCGGTAACGGTACCGGCGACACATTACAACCCTCACAGATCCAGTCACTGCGCACAGGCATGAGCGCGGACAAGGGGGCAGAATTGTCTGACAAGGTTGCTTCCGCCTCTGAGCTGAACACCAACAATGGAGTCAACTGA